A DNA window from Daucus carota subsp. sativus chromosome 3, DH1 v3.0, whole genome shotgun sequence contains the following coding sequences:
- the LOC135151771 gene encoding uncharacterized protein LOC135151771: MRRVPGAEPNTNVPVSQNVDDRVTPLKRLIENERAVMKKISERHGASQEKIECAGLNTTPQQKTKSNEGQRKKARTEKVSEEDQGVEGNEGPRGGNFSKGNKSKKEGERNNTRDVVRSTVKGKKVRSYEGYLEKKFTPAIMNAVLLNLSAAQKKWVKATGFGWMLEFQMLCYVHRLSYNIVDAFDSQDCSLNLSAGRVKINEMVVHNVLGLPNGSEEIQLIGAERIDDSWDDQYESTQITPSMVKREILRSRRADNNFKWNFLILMYNFFFEANQNSNLTRKILRFSGDIDRCKDYNWCQLLIAKLRTTHAYWAELKKRKFSGPLPFLIYLYVSAVKNEGTTYAHLTFPTFKAWSDLLLRERQAHEAKTNSFGKGVIIDISGTIEEAEDVPSQAKTRQENEVTTKQTSTYGSTQNIAESNMETLAPLDDEIIEDSVDYEYGVTAEIQETAQGGQDMGEHEKAELGLMHDNNRDSTMGVLNEEEIEATVMDKSMYTMTYENNKEGQEQSTQKRVDDEIDKHFAEEPYMDGFEKNMEEFDVIFKKCMTNFIDAFALYPNNGKLEELKRKYALYFKIFEDSSPITKSLYSAQCSGKKTKTRLEDEDERCIPSYSLGLTQMEPQNLGSELDVRMNKKVDKKGEDKGKTTKADRAELDNARPKRGKFPSAICRSPYVSRIVDISGYNITVEARNIWDWLFSNKRDKGDYLFQWKGRGCTKAHMRSLGENKMVETIVIDSWTCILNENEILRADTSPLRLFLTTETTYGPMQMEIGENDSNAKLNRQMAFDDNMEVVWQMVNEIHNKQYDITDFELLLFPVYNAAHHYIICYNIHTPRWEVLDNRVQTLSFSDTYGDLPWRLHECFCHFLECYNIPKYSQLVRLQPEVVSMEWQSMDNNIDCGVFVMRHLETYMGNIFKWKSGLRRERENQKLLLNKLRVIYCHQLLSWVENEKRKNVVESVATYMRGKLMQK; the protein is encoded by the exons ATGCGTAGGGTTCCAGGGGCTGAACCTAACACTAATGTTCCGGTTTCACAAAATGTTGATGATCGTGTCACCCCTCTAAAGAGATTGATCGAGAATGAGAGAGCTGTGATGAAGAAAATTAGTGAGCGGCATGGAGCATCACAGGAAAAAATTGAGTGTGCGGGGCTAAACacaacacctcaacaaaaaacaaaatcaaatgagGGGCAACGAAAGAAGGCCAGAACAGAAAAG GTTAGTGAAGAAGATCAGGGTGTTGAAGGTAACGAAGGACCTAGGGGGGGGAATTTTTCAAAG GGTAACAAGTCAAAAAAAGAAGGTGAGAGGAACAATACGAGGGATGTTGTCAGGAGCACAGTTAAGGGTAAAAAGGTCAGATCATACGAGGGATATTTAGAGAAAAAGTTTACGCCAGCGATTATGAACGCTGTGCTATTAAACTTATCAGCAGCGCAGAAAAAATGGGTTAAGGCAACAGGTTTCGGATGGATGTTAGAATTTCAGATGCTCTGTTATGTGCACAGACTTAGTTATAATATAGTGGATGCATTTGATAGCCAGGACTGCTCACTTAACCTATCAGCCGGGAGAGTTAAGATTAATGAGATGGTCGTTCATAATGTTCTAGGCCTACCGAATGGATCTGAGGAGATCCAATTAATTGGAGCAGAACGTATTGATGATAGTTGGGATGATCAATATGAAAGCACACAAATAACACCCTCCATGGTGAAACGCGAGATCCTACGCAGTCGACGGGCTGACAACAATTTCAAATggaattttttgattttgatgtacAATTTCTTCTTCGAGGCAAACCAGAACAGTAATCTGACACGTAAAATCCTTCGATTCAGCGGGGATATTGATCGATGCAAGGACTATAATTGGTGTCAATTATTAATTGCAAAATTGAGGACAACACATGCATATTGGGCAGAGCTGAAAAAGAGGAAATTCAGTGGGCCACTTCCTTTTCTTATT TATTTGTATGTGAGTGCGGTGAAGAACGAGGGAACGACGTACGCACATCTCACATTTCCCACCTTCAAGGCGTGGTCAGACCTGCTACTACGTGAAAGACAAGCTCACGAGGCGAAAACAAACAGCTTTGGAAAGGGTGTCATCATCGATATTTCGGGAACTATTGAG GAAGCGGAGGACGTGCCATCACAAGCTAAGACCCGACAAGAAAATGAGGTCACTACGAAACAGACTAGTACATACGGGTCTACGCAGAACATCGCTGAAAGTAATATGGAGACTCTTGCCCCATTGGAT GACGAGATAATTGAGGACTCCGTTGATTACGAGTATGGGGTAACAGCAGAAATACAAGAGACCGCACAAGGTGGTCAGGATATGGGAGAGCATGAAAAG GCTGAATTAGGATTAATGCATGACAACAATAGGGATAGCACGATGGGTGTGTTGAATGAAGAGGAAATAGAAGCAACAGTGATGGACAAAAGCATGTATACTATGACATATGAGAATAATAAGGAAGGACAGGAGCAGAGCACACAGAAACGTGTGGACGATGAGATAGACAAGCATTTTGCAGAGGAG CCATATATGGATGGATTTGAGAAGAACATGGAGGAATTTGATGTGATATTCAAAAAGTGTATGACCAATTTTATTGATGCATTTGCTCTATATCCAAACAATGGGAAATTGGAGGAGTTGAAGCGAAAATATGCGTTGTATTTCAAGATATTTGAAGATTCAAGTCCAATTACAAAGAGTTTGTATTCTGCACAATGCTCCGGGAAAAAAACCAAAACACGTCTTGAGGACGAAGATGAGCGCTGCATCCCCAGCTACTCCCTAGGTCTGACTCAAATGGAGCCTCAAAATTTAGGTTCTGAACTTGATGTGAGGATGAATAAAAAGGTTGACAAGAAAGGTGAAGACAAAGGGAAGACAACCAAAGCCGATAGGGCAGAGCTTGATAATGCAAGACCCAAGCGTGGAAAATTTCCAAGTGCCATTTGTAGATCTCCATATGTGAGCAGAATAGTGGATATCAGTGGCTACAACATAACAGTGGAAGCAAGAAACATTTGGGATTGGCTCTTTTCGAACAAACGTGACAAAGG TGACTATTTGTTCCAGTGGAAAGGCAGGGGTTGCACAAAAGCTCATATGCGTTCGCTAGGGGAGAACAAGATGGTGGAAACAATAGTGATTGATAGCTGGACTTGCATATTAAATGAAAACGAGATCCTCAGAGCAGACACATCACCTTTGAGACTTTTCTTGACCACCGAGACTACA TACGGTCCTATGCAAATGGAAATAGGAGAAAATGATTCGAATGCTAAACTTAACCGTCAAATGGCTTTCGACGATAATATGGAGGTTGTATGGCAGATGGTTAATGAAATCCATAACAAGCAGTACGATATCACAGATTTTGAGTTG TTGTTGTTCCCGGTGTATAATGCTGCACATCATTACATTATATGCTACAACATACATACACCTCGTTGGGAAGTGTTGGATAACAGAGTCCAAACTTTGAGTTTCAGTGATACTTATGGTGATTTGCCATGGCGTCTG CATGAATGTTTTTGCCATTTCCTCGAGTGCTACAATATTCCAAAGTATTCACAATTGGTTAGGTTACAGCCAGAAGTTGTGTCTATGGAATGGCAGAGCATGGACAACAATATTGATTGCGGCGTTTTCGTGATGAGACATTTAGAAACTTATATGGGTAACATATTCAAGTGGAAGTCCGGATTGCGTCGTGAGCGG GAGAATCAGAAGCTGTTGTTGAACAAGCTTCGAGTGATATATTGTCATCAGCTATTGTCGTGGGTGGAGAATGAAAAAAGGAAGAATGTTGTGGAGAGCGTGGCAACTTACATGCGAGGGAAATTAATGCAAAAGTGA
- the LOC108212647 gene encoding protein FAR1-RELATED SEQUENCE 5-like has product MASQHEEPGSVSAPHIESSDSERSDHESDVPDIVSSDSDDEIEHLSTQSSNVEFNSVEEPEMTCVEAHGIKYYTPKCEFSKTPYANQQFATIEDAYVFYREYGRICGFDVRYSSKKSNRRGKLYARHIICSHGGNPGKKTLTDSEGNVVEGPCRRTTSKRCDCKAQIILKPGGKGGFVIMSFAAEHNHTLASGPARMFLRCNRKVSLAYQNFIVDCSRANIGATRAHSLVKEMTGSYEDVGATVSDFKNFARDVKVRIGEHDSDKILDKFRMKRKKTRNSFFYDYKVDKNGHLTGLFWTDTVGQANYDVFSDIVSFDPTFRTNKYHMVFIPFTGVDNHWKNVTFAAALLAKENYKNFKWLILTFKKAMGRAPPCVITDQCKAIKKALDKWWVSTKHRLCMWHIMNKLPSKVGPKLSSDKTFVSKLKSAVYADHLSTTDFEERWRAVIDEYKLDTNAWLSELYDIRDQWIPAYFNDIEMAGLLRTTSRSESSNSFFQHYHDSGDTLVEFYSSFESAMDKQRLRTAEDDRRSEQIPLADSLMSIELDASKIYTLEIFYLVREEIKSGCLYTSMTDMSRDDDARYFKFKDELLNNQIFEVSVRNSDDYVECSCKFYFRRGYLCRHAFAALHHCSIKKIPQTFVKPRWTKNALIQHSFLASCKDGSQCPNHDSTKLKRARALFDFHTCLTLAGDDDEKLDSIVSGLDMLKSELLEESSQKSLNTSQHRADRFVGPIPDNEVRVLNPNISRNKGCGSRIKSSRELSMEQRKKRKCSNCNQLVRHNARTCPMPKKSDHD; this is encoded by the exons ATGGCTTCTCAACATGAAGAACCAG GTTCCGTGTCTGCCCCACATATTGAGAGCTCAGACTCAGAGAGATCTGATCATGAATCTGATGTTCCAGACATTGTTAGTTCAGATTCGGATGATGAAATTGAACATTTGTCAACACAGTCAAGTAATGTTGAATTTAACAGTGTTGAGGAACCTGAAATGACATGTGTTGAAGCACATggtataaaatattatactccTAAATGCGAATTCAGTAAGACACCCTATGCGAATCAGCAATTCGCTACTATTGAGGATGCCTATGTCTTTTATAGGGAGTATGGACGGATTTGTGGGTTCGATGTGCGTTATTCATCCAAAAAATCGAACAGACGTGGCAAATTGTATGCCAGACATATTATATGTAGTCATGGGGGTAATCCTGGAAAAAAAACCTTGACTGACTCGGAAGGCAATGTAGTTGAGGGTCCATGCAGAAGAACTACATCTAAAAGATGTGATTGCAAAgcacaaataattttaaaaccaGGGGGCAAAGGAGGTTTTGTTATAATGAGTTTTGCTGCAGAACATAATCATACTCTTGCATCTGGTCCTGCTAGAATGTTCTTAAGGTGTAACAGGAAGGTGTCTCTTGCATACCAAAATTTTATTGTGGATTGTTCACGTGCCAATATAGGTGCAACTCGAGCCCATAGTCTTGTAAAGGAGATGACTGGTTCGTATGAAGATGTTGGGGCTACAGTTtctgattttaaaaattttgcgAGAGACGTGAAGGTTCGTATTGGTGAGCATGACAGTGACAAGATCTTGGACAAGTTCAGAATGAAGAGGAAAAAAACaagaaattcatttttttatgaCTACAAGGTCGACAAAAATGGACACTTGACCGGCTTGTTCTGGACAGATACTGTTGGTCAAGCGAACTACGATGTTTTCAGTGACATTGTATCATTTGACCCTACGTTCCGCACAAACAA GTATCACATGGTTTTTATTCCATTTACCGGTGTTGACAATCATTGGAAGAATGTCACATTTGCTGCTGCTCTTTTAgctaaagaaaattataaaaatttcaaatggcTAATTTTGACATTCAAGAAAGCCATGGGACGTGCCCCGCCATGTGTAATAACTGATCAATGTAAAGCCATAAAAAAAGCTTTGGATAAATGGTGGGTATCCACGAAACATCGGCTTTGTATGTGGCATATTATGAACAAGCTTCCTTCTAAG GTTGGCCCTAAACTTTCTTCCGATAAAACTTTTGTTTCAAAGCTTAAGTCTGCAGTGTATGCAGATCATCTTTCAACAACTGATTTTGAAGAACGATGGAGGGCTGTTATAGATGAATATAAGCTGGATACTAATGCTTGGTTGTCTGAACTGTATGATATACGTGATCAGTGGATACCCGCATATTTTAATGACATTGAAATGGCTGGTTTGCTCCGCACTACATCTCGCTCTGAGAGCTCAAACTCCTTTTTCCAACATTATCATGACAGTGGAGATACCTTAGTTGAGTTCTATTCTAGTTTTGAGAGTGCAATGGACAAACAACGTCTACGGACTGCTGAAGATGATAGGAGATCTGAACAAATCCCACTTGCTGATTCATTAATGAGTATCGAATTAGATGCTTCTAAGATATACACGCTTGAGATTTTTTACCTTGTCCGAGAAGAAATAAAGTCAGGCTGCTTATACACATCCATGACTGATATGAGTAGGGATGACGATGCTCGTTACTTTAAATTTAAAGACGAACTTCTAAACAATCAGATATTTGAG GTATCGGTGAGGAACAGCGACGATTATGTGGAGTGTAGCTGCAAGTTTTATTTCAGAAGGGGATATCTGTGCAGACATGCCTTTGCAGCACTCCACCATTGTAGCATAAAAAAAATCCCTCAAACATTTGTGAAACCTCGTTGGACGAAGAATGCACTCATTCAACACTCGTTTCTAGCTTCTTGCAAAGATGGTTCACAATGTCCCAATCATGATAGCACTAAGTTGAAGAGGGCCAGGGCTTTGTTTGACTTCCATACTTGTCTCACGCTTGCTGGTGATGACGACGAGAAACTTGATTCTATTGTGTCCGGCCTTGACATGCTAAAATCTGAGCTATTAGAAGAAAGTTCTCAAAAGTCATTGAATACCTCTCAACATAGAGCAGATAGGTTTGTAGGACCTATACCTGACAATGAGGTACGTGTGCTGAACCCAAACATAAGTCGAAATAAGGGCTGTGGGAGCCGAATAAAAAGTAGTCGTGAGCTATCTATGGaacaaagaaagaagagaaagtgCAGCAATTGCAATCAACTAGTACGGCATAATGCACGTACTTGTCCAATGCCGAAGAAATCAGATCATGACTGA